One Siniperca chuatsi isolate FFG_IHB_CAS linkage group LG3, ASM2008510v1, whole genome shotgun sequence genomic region harbors:
- the ppp2r2ca gene encoding protein phosphatase 2, regulatory subunit B, gamma a codes for MGEDAESPKINHTFLRDYVTEADVISTVEFNQTGDLLATGDKGGRVVIFQRETESKGESEEVGETGDSGEYNVYSTFQSHEPDFDYLKSLEIEEKINKIRWLPQQNAAHFLLSTNDKTIKLWKVSERDKRPEGYNLKDEEGRLKDIATITSLQVPVLKPTDLMVEVRPRRVFSNGHTYHVNSISVNSDGETYLSADDLRINMWHLGITDRSFNIVDIKPANMEDLTEVITSAEFHPHHCHLFVYSSSKGTLRLCDMRASALCDKHTKQFEEPEDPGSRSFFSEIISSVSDVKFSHSGRYLLTRDYLTAKVWDLNMDKGPVETYQVHEYLRSKLCSLYENDCIFDKFECVWNSSDSVIMTGAYNSFFRMFDRETGRGVTLEAWRESSKPRAVLRTRRVYTGGKRRRGDVGVDSLDFTKKILHMAWHPSENIIAIAATNNLYIFQDRVNPETQAQ; via the exons ATGGGCGAGGACGCTGAGAGCCCCAAAATCAACCACACCTTCCTGCGAGACTACGTCACTGAAG CTGATGTCATCTCTACGGTGGAGTTTAACCAGACAGGGGACCTGCTGGCCACGGGGGATAAAGGTGGCCGAGTGGTCATCTTCCAAAGAGAGACTGAG TCTAAAGGGGAGTCAGAGGAGGTGGGGGAGACAGGGGACTCTGGGGAGTACAATGTCTACAGCACGTTCCAGAGCCACGAGCCGGACTTTGACTACCTGAAGAGTCTGGAGATTGAAGAGAAAATCAACAAGATCAGATGGCTGCCACAGCAGAATGCAGCAcatttcctcctctccaccaaTG ATAAGACCATTAAACTGTGGAaggtgagtgagagagacaagagacCAGAGGGATACAACCTGAAAGATGAGGAGGGACGGCTCAAGGATATCGCTACCATCACCTCTTtgcag GTGCCGGTGCTGAAACCTACAGATCTGATGGTCGAAGTTCGTCCCAGACGAGTGTTCTCCAATGGACATACCTACCATGTTAACTCCATCTCAGTCAACAGCGACGGGGAGACATACCTGTCTGCTGATGACCTCCGCATCAATATGTGGCACCTGGGCATCACAGACCGCAGCTTCA ATATTGTGGACATCAAACCAGCCAACATGGAGGATCTGACAGAGGTGATAACATCAGCAGAGTTCCACCCTCACCACTGCCACCTGTTTGTGTACAGCAGCAGCAAGGGCACCCTGCGCCTCTGTGACATGAGAGCCTCCGCACtctgtgacaaacacacaaaac AGTTTGAGGAACCTGAGGATCCAGGGAGCAGGTCCTTCTTCTCAGAGATCATTTCCTCTGTGTCAGACGTCAAGTTCAGCCACAGTGGACGCTACCTGCTGACGAGAGACTACCTCACCGCCAAGGTGTGGGACCTGAACATGGACAAGGGCCCCGTGGAGACATACCAG GTCCATGAATACCTAAGGAGTAAGCTGTGTTCCCTTTATGAAAACGACTGCATCTTTGACAAGTTTGAGTGTGTTTGGAACAGCTCAGACAG cGTGATCATGACAGGGGCGTACAATAGCTTCTTCCGGATGTTTGACAGGGAGACGGGGCGCGGTGTAACCCTGGAGGCTTGGCGAGAAAGCAGCAAGCCTCGGGCTGTGCTGCGGACCCGCCGTGTGTATACTGGTGGTAAGCGTCGCCGTGGAGATGTGGGCGTTGATAGCCTTGACTTTACCAAGAAAATCCTGCACATGGCTTGGCACCCATCTGAGAATATCATTGCCATAGCAGCCACCAACAACCTGTACATCTTCCAGGATCGCGTCAACCCTGAGACGCAGGCACAGTGA
- the wfs1a gene encoding wolframin isoform X1 encodes MEKDFPSTPTAVNTQGSCPDLDGPSLPSPIQIPPSLSSNNLSAAPSHPAKFPSSTETFTGPRKLSYSSHPFTHTISKPMDSPPSLEGSKPLTPAVSSKPTSKTVSTKPSSIAPKKTSIVTSPTPQMPQISSSSSLTSASSTSASLAGNTPADSPPSSSTTASTMVPASSSSAPMKRTFASMAKRVIIQERLRKAEEDASDKEDDEEPEEDLTVEQMEEKAKAGDARAQTRLGQHYLILAEEKDTELNNRLAVNWLIKAAKQGRKGAARALQRCWIQKKGITPENEANMRKLSTESKFELAVRKAAMMMYWKLNPERKKKVAVAEMLENVSQVNAVQGGTASKLPGPTSGQTQKVLESMVSNESTQLVDLDDFVEMTKKYAQGIVPSAPQNGNQVTAQTESPKPHDSGGEAELVPSGYKKAHRSAWSFGRSGMMLDSKQTGAIKRAMDMKSRLMTLQYPLQAIVEMKEHLVDWASRAGVQWLSTIIPTQHVNALIFFFIISNLTVDLFAFVIPLLVFYLSFISMIICTLRVFQSSKTWENFRALTSLLTRFEPGLDVEQAETNFGWNNLEPYLYFILSVFFIIFSFPVADKGWIPCSELATVAIFFTAVSYKSLSPTAATYARRAMVIEVASSLCCLTQFLPENMIVLRFLGRTFATLPLGESVVLKLSLPCLLYVYLFYLFFSMARMRGFRGTYCFLVPYLVCFMWCEFSVVLLQSSSVVGLIRTLVAYFLFLFALPVLAFGLAAMLLIQLFKWFLELELTKMIVTLVVCAIPVTLRLWTRFSMSILDVFRSLTHRGPVKLILLCISMVILFFSIYVYHAEGQKVYNSSLSWSQYSQACGPPAWETKGMAQTQIFCSHLHGHRVTWAGRFKHVRVAETENGAQSVINMLPVFMGDWLRCLYGETYPKCEPKNATVANLTAAYLAASSASATVSLPILLRMQEEEELCQTKALAKHTCHIKRFDSHRFEVTVGMIRDGSVEAEDPARDIILMASHEFRQVLLNLNPGNMVEFSTKLEGRLGARAPAFELKAIHCLDCSSSLLTGGRQVKIERDWRRTTMRALKFAFDFFFSPFLSAKISA; translated from the exons ATGGAGAAGGATTTCCCATCAACCCCAACTGCTGTCAACACCCAGGGGTCATGCCCTGACCTGGATGGaccctcccttccttcccccATACAGATTCCTCCTTCACTCTCCTCCAAcaacctctctgctgctccctcTCACCCCGCCAAATTTCCATCCTCCACAGAAACCTTTACAGGACCCAGAAAATTATCTTATTCCTCTCACCCATTCACCCACACCATCTCTAAACCAATGGATTCCCCTCCTTCTTTAGAGGGGTCAAAGCCCTTAACTCCTGCTGTGTCCTCTAAACCCACATCTAAAACTGTTTCCACTAAACCCTCCTCTATTGCtccaaaaaaaacatcaattgTTACTTCTCCTACCCCTCAAATGCCCCAAATTTCATCCTCTTCCAGCCTCACATCTGCCTCTTCTACGTCAGCTAGCTTGGCCGGTAACACTCCAGCAGATtcccctccttcttcctccactACTGCTTCCACCATGGTTCCtgcatcttcttcctctgctcccATGAAACGCACCTTTGCATCCATGGCTAAGCGGGTGATAATACAGGAAAGACTTAGGAAAGCCGAGGAGGATGCCAGTGATAAAGAGGATG ATGAAGAACCAGAGGAAGATTTGACCGTGGAGCAGATGGAAGAGAAGGCCAAAGCTGGTGATGCCAGAGCTCAGACCCGG CTGGGTCAGCACTACTTGATTCTTGCTGAAGAGAAGGACACAGAGCTAAATAATCGTCTGGCTGTTAATTGGCTGATTAAAGCAGCTAAACAGGGAAGAAAAGGTGCAGCGAGAGCACTGCAGCGCTGTTGGATCCAGAAAAAAG GAATCACTCCGGAAAATGAAGCAAACATGCGTAAGTTGTCAACAGAGAGTAAGTTTGAGCTGGCGGTACGTAAAGCAGCCATGATGATGTACTGGAAACTCAAcccagagaggaagaagaaggtgGCTGTGGCTGAGATGCTGGAAAATGTCAGCCAGGTCAATGCAGTGCAGG GTGGCACTGCAAGCAAGCTTCCTGGCCCAACCTCAGGCCAGACCCAGAAAGTATTGGAAAGCATGGTCAGCAATGAGT CCACACAGTTGGTGGACCTGGATGACTTCGTTGAGATGACTAAAAAGTATGCACAAGGTATTGTCCCCTCTGCGCCCCAAAATGGCAACCAGGTCACAGCCCAGACTGAAAGCCCTAAACCTCATGACAGTGGTGGGGAG GCTGAGCTGGTCCCATCAGGATACAAGAAAGCCCACAGAAGTGCTTGGAGTTTTGGCCGAAGTGGGATGATGCTGGACTCTAAGCAGACTGGGGCCATAAAAAGAGCCATGGACATGAAATCACGCTTAATG ACGCTGCAGTACCCACTGCAAGCCATTGTTGAGATGAAAGAGCACCTGGTCGACTGGGCGTCGCGGGCCGGAGTTCAGTGGCTGAGCACAATCATCCCCACGCAACACGTCAACGctcttattttcttcttcatcatcagcaACCTGACAGTTGACTTGTTTGCTTTTGTCATCCCTTTGCTTGTCTTCTACCTCTCCTTCATCTCCATGATCATCTGCACACTGCGTGTTTTCCAGAGCAGCAAG ACTTGGGAGAACTTCAGAGCCCTGACATCTCTGCTGACACGTTTTGAACCTGGCCTGGATGTGGAGCAGGCAGAGACCAACTTTGGCTGGAACAACCTAGAACCGTACCTGTATTTTATCCTGTCCGTTTTCTTCATAATTTTCTCCTTCCCTGTAGCTGACAAGGGCTGGATCCCCTGTTCTGAGCTCGCCACCGTGGCCATCTTCTTCACTGCTGTCAGCTACAAGAGCCTCAGCCCCACTGCTGCGACGTATGCACGGCGAGCAATGGTCATAGAG gTTGCATCGTCTCTGTGTTGCCTGACCCAGTTCCTCCCAGAGAACATGATAGTGCTTCGTTTCCTGGGACGCACTTTTGCCACACTTCCACTAGGGGAGTCAGTGGTGCTGAAGCTCAGTCTCCCCTGCCTGCTGTATGTTTACCTGTTCTATCTGTTCTTCAG CATGGCCAGGATGCGTGGTTTCAGGGGGACTTACTGTTTCCTGGTTCCATACCTGGTGTGCTTCATGTGGTGTGAGTTCTCGGTGGTGCTCCTCCAGAGCTCCTCTGTTGTGGGTCTAATCCGCACCTTGGTGGCCTACTTTCTATTCCTGTTTGCCCTACCTGTTCTGGCTTTTGGCCTTGCTGCCATGCTCCTCATCCAGCTCTTCAAGTGGTTCCTCGAGCTGGAACTGACAAAAATGATTGTGACCCTGGTAGTTTGTGCGATCCCTGTCACCCTGCGGCTTTGGACACGGTTCAGCATGTCTATTCTGGATGTCTTCCGCTCACTGACCCACCGCGGCCCAGTCAAGCTCATCTTACTCTGTATCTCCATGGTGATCCTGTTCTTCTCTATCTATGTGTACCATGCAGAGGGACAGAAGGTGTACAACTCCTCCCTGAGTTGGAGCCAGTACAGCCAGGCATGCGGGCCCCCTGCCTGGGAAACTAAAGGCATGGCCCAGACACAGATCTTCTGTAGCCACCTGCATGGACACAGAGTCACCTGGGCTGGGCGTTTCAAGCATGTCCGTGTGGCCGAGACAGAGAACGGGGCACAGTCGGTCATCAACATGTTGCCAGTGTTCATGGGAGACTGGCTGCGCTGCCTGTATGGGGAGACGTATCCCAAATGTGAGCCAAAGAATGCTACAGTCGCAAACCTAACAGCTGCCTATTTGGCAGCCAGTTCTGCATCGGCTACTGTTTCACTGCCCATACTGCTCCGAATGCAAGAAGAGGAAGAGCTGTGTCAGACCAAGGCCCTGGCCAAACACACCTGCCATATCAAGCGCTTTGACAGCCACCGCTTTGAGGTGACAGTAGGGATGATCCGGGATGGAAGTGTGGAAGCAGAGGATCCAGCCAGGGATATAATCCTAATGGCCAGCCATGAGTTCAGACAAGTTCTGCTAAACTTAAATCCTGGTAATATGGTGGAGTTCAGCACCAAGCTGGAGGGCCGTCTAGGAGCCAGAGCTCCGGCCTTCGAGTTGAAGGCCATCCACTGTCTGGActgttcttcctctctgctgacTGGAGGCAGGCAGGTGAAGATAGAGAGAGACTGGAGACGCACCACAATGAGAGCCCTGAAGTTTGCAtttgattttttcttttcccccttcCTGTCAGCAAAAATATCTGCCTGA
- the wfs1a gene encoding wolframin isoform X2 produces the protein MEEKAKAGDARAQTRLGQHYLILAEEKDTELNNRLAVNWLIKAAKQGRKGAARALQRCWIQKKGITPENEANMRKLSTESKFELAVRKAAMMMYWKLNPERKKKVAVAEMLENVSQVNAVQGGTASKLPGPTSGQTQKVLESMVSNESTQLVDLDDFVEMTKKYAQGIVPSAPQNGNQVTAQTESPKPHDSGGEAELVPSGYKKAHRSAWSFGRSGMMLDSKQTGAIKRAMDMKSRLMTLQYPLQAIVEMKEHLVDWASRAGVQWLSTIIPTQHVNALIFFFIISNLTVDLFAFVIPLLVFYLSFISMIICTLRVFQSSKTWENFRALTSLLTRFEPGLDVEQAETNFGWNNLEPYLYFILSVFFIIFSFPVADKGWIPCSELATVAIFFTAVSYKSLSPTAATYARRAMVIEVASSLCCLTQFLPENMIVLRFLGRTFATLPLGESVVLKLSLPCLLYVYLFYLFFSMARMRGFRGTYCFLVPYLVCFMWCEFSVVLLQSSSVVGLIRTLVAYFLFLFALPVLAFGLAAMLLIQLFKWFLELELTKMIVTLVVCAIPVTLRLWTRFSMSILDVFRSLTHRGPVKLILLCISMVILFFSIYVYHAEGQKVYNSSLSWSQYSQACGPPAWETKGMAQTQIFCSHLHGHRVTWAGRFKHVRVAETENGAQSVINMLPVFMGDWLRCLYGETYPKCEPKNATVANLTAAYLAASSASATVSLPILLRMQEEEELCQTKALAKHTCHIKRFDSHRFEVTVGMIRDGSVEAEDPARDIILMASHEFRQVLLNLNPGNMVEFSTKLEGRLGARAPAFELKAIHCLDCSSSLLTGGRQVKIERDWRRTTMRALKFAFDFFFSPFLSAKISA, from the exons ATGGAAGAGAAGGCCAAAGCTGGTGATGCCAGAGCTCAGACCCGG CTGGGTCAGCACTACTTGATTCTTGCTGAAGAGAAGGACACAGAGCTAAATAATCGTCTGGCTGTTAATTGGCTGATTAAAGCAGCTAAACAGGGAAGAAAAGGTGCAGCGAGAGCACTGCAGCGCTGTTGGATCCAGAAAAAAG GAATCACTCCGGAAAATGAAGCAAACATGCGTAAGTTGTCAACAGAGAGTAAGTTTGAGCTGGCGGTACGTAAAGCAGCCATGATGATGTACTGGAAACTCAAcccagagaggaagaagaaggtgGCTGTGGCTGAGATGCTGGAAAATGTCAGCCAGGTCAATGCAGTGCAGG GTGGCACTGCAAGCAAGCTTCCTGGCCCAACCTCAGGCCAGACCCAGAAAGTATTGGAAAGCATGGTCAGCAATGAGT CCACACAGTTGGTGGACCTGGATGACTTCGTTGAGATGACTAAAAAGTATGCACAAGGTATTGTCCCCTCTGCGCCCCAAAATGGCAACCAGGTCACAGCCCAGACTGAAAGCCCTAAACCTCATGACAGTGGTGGGGAG GCTGAGCTGGTCCCATCAGGATACAAGAAAGCCCACAGAAGTGCTTGGAGTTTTGGCCGAAGTGGGATGATGCTGGACTCTAAGCAGACTGGGGCCATAAAAAGAGCCATGGACATGAAATCACGCTTAATG ACGCTGCAGTACCCACTGCAAGCCATTGTTGAGATGAAAGAGCACCTGGTCGACTGGGCGTCGCGGGCCGGAGTTCAGTGGCTGAGCACAATCATCCCCACGCAACACGTCAACGctcttattttcttcttcatcatcagcaACCTGACAGTTGACTTGTTTGCTTTTGTCATCCCTTTGCTTGTCTTCTACCTCTCCTTCATCTCCATGATCATCTGCACACTGCGTGTTTTCCAGAGCAGCAAG ACTTGGGAGAACTTCAGAGCCCTGACATCTCTGCTGACACGTTTTGAACCTGGCCTGGATGTGGAGCAGGCAGAGACCAACTTTGGCTGGAACAACCTAGAACCGTACCTGTATTTTATCCTGTCCGTTTTCTTCATAATTTTCTCCTTCCCTGTAGCTGACAAGGGCTGGATCCCCTGTTCTGAGCTCGCCACCGTGGCCATCTTCTTCACTGCTGTCAGCTACAAGAGCCTCAGCCCCACTGCTGCGACGTATGCACGGCGAGCAATGGTCATAGAG gTTGCATCGTCTCTGTGTTGCCTGACCCAGTTCCTCCCAGAGAACATGATAGTGCTTCGTTTCCTGGGACGCACTTTTGCCACACTTCCACTAGGGGAGTCAGTGGTGCTGAAGCTCAGTCTCCCCTGCCTGCTGTATGTTTACCTGTTCTATCTGTTCTTCAG CATGGCCAGGATGCGTGGTTTCAGGGGGACTTACTGTTTCCTGGTTCCATACCTGGTGTGCTTCATGTGGTGTGAGTTCTCGGTGGTGCTCCTCCAGAGCTCCTCTGTTGTGGGTCTAATCCGCACCTTGGTGGCCTACTTTCTATTCCTGTTTGCCCTACCTGTTCTGGCTTTTGGCCTTGCTGCCATGCTCCTCATCCAGCTCTTCAAGTGGTTCCTCGAGCTGGAACTGACAAAAATGATTGTGACCCTGGTAGTTTGTGCGATCCCTGTCACCCTGCGGCTTTGGACACGGTTCAGCATGTCTATTCTGGATGTCTTCCGCTCACTGACCCACCGCGGCCCAGTCAAGCTCATCTTACTCTGTATCTCCATGGTGATCCTGTTCTTCTCTATCTATGTGTACCATGCAGAGGGACAGAAGGTGTACAACTCCTCCCTGAGTTGGAGCCAGTACAGCCAGGCATGCGGGCCCCCTGCCTGGGAAACTAAAGGCATGGCCCAGACACAGATCTTCTGTAGCCACCTGCATGGACACAGAGTCACCTGGGCTGGGCGTTTCAAGCATGTCCGTGTGGCCGAGACAGAGAACGGGGCACAGTCGGTCATCAACATGTTGCCAGTGTTCATGGGAGACTGGCTGCGCTGCCTGTATGGGGAGACGTATCCCAAATGTGAGCCAAAGAATGCTACAGTCGCAAACCTAACAGCTGCCTATTTGGCAGCCAGTTCTGCATCGGCTACTGTTTCACTGCCCATACTGCTCCGAATGCAAGAAGAGGAAGAGCTGTGTCAGACCAAGGCCCTGGCCAAACACACCTGCCATATCAAGCGCTTTGACAGCCACCGCTTTGAGGTGACAGTAGGGATGATCCGGGATGGAAGTGTGGAAGCAGAGGATCCAGCCAGGGATATAATCCTAATGGCCAGCCATGAGTTCAGACAAGTTCTGCTAAACTTAAATCCTGGTAATATGGTGGAGTTCAGCACCAAGCTGGAGGGCCGTCTAGGAGCCAGAGCTCCGGCCTTCGAGTTGAAGGCCATCCACTGTCTGGActgttcttcctctctgctgacTGGAGGCAGGCAGGTGAAGATAGAGAGAGACTGGAGACGCACCACAATGAGAGCCCTGAAGTTTGCAtttgattttttcttttcccccttcCTGTCAGCAAAAATATCTGCCTGA